The Oncorhynchus masou masou isolate Uvic2021 chromosome 31, UVic_Omas_1.1, whole genome shotgun sequence genome includes a region encoding these proteins:
- the LOC135523710 gene encoding PHD finger-like domain-containing protein 5A — protein sequence MAKHHPDLIFCRKQAGVAIGRLCEKCDGKCVICDSYVRPCTLVRICDECNYGSYQGRCVICGGPGVSDAYYCKECTIQEKDRDGCPKIVNLGSSKTDLFYERKKYGFKKR from the exons ATGGCTAAGCATCATCCAGATTTGATCTTTTGTAGAAAACAAGCCGGTGTTG CTATTGGAAGATTGTGCGAGAAAT GCGATGGAAAGTGTGTGATCTGTGATTCGTATGTGAGGCCGTGCACTCTGGTGCGCATCTGTGACGAATGCAACTACGGGTCGTACCAGGGGCGCTGTGTCATCTGTGGAGGTCCCGGGGTGTCTGATGCTTACTACTGCAAGGAGTGCACCATCCAGGAGAAAGAT CGAGATGGATGCCCCAAGATTGTGAACCTGGGCAGCTCAAAAACGGACCTGTTTTATGAACGGAAGAAGTATGGCTTCAAGAAGAGGTGA
- the LOC135523709 gene encoding thyrotroph embryonic factor-like, translating to MSSDIPEIFKALLEDPFTVPTFDYNDNDKDKLFTGDNVDLGGGSGMGPSAALTPAIWDKTIPYNGETFHLEYMDLEEFLIENGIPTLSLDNALNMEIAEKKTEKSTSTTTALAAPISLLPVLELDQCEEEVVTVTLNSTDITANTEVVTDKDRLTPETIDPEEIEVNVNFDPDPTDLVLSSVPGGELFNPRKHKFSEEELKPQPMIKKAKKVYVPEDSKDEKYWQRRKKNNVAAKRSRDARRLKENQITVRAAFLERENTALRQEVGELRNDFARSKNVVARYVAKFGELALLEDQ from the exons ATGTCTTCAGACATTCCGGAGATTTTCAAAGCTCTGCTAGAGGACCCCTTCACTGTTCCTACATTTGATTACAACG ACAATGACAAGGATAAGCTTTTTACGGGGGACAATGTGGACCTTGGAGGAGGGAGCGGGATGGGTCCGTCGGCCGCCCTGACCCCCGCCATCTGGGATAAGACCATCCCGTACAACGGGGAGACCTTCCACCTGGAGTACATGGACCTGGAGGAGTTCCTCATCGAGAACGGCATCCCCACCTTGTCCCTGGACAATGCTCTCAACATGGAAATTGCAGAGAAGAAGACCGAGAAGTCAACCAGCACCACGACAGCCCTCGCTGCCCCAATCTCCCTGCTGCCGGTCCTGGAACTAGACCAGTGTGAGGAGGAGGTGGTCACCGTCACCCTCAACAGTACTGATATCACAGCCAACACCG AGGTGGTGACAGACAAGGACAGACTGACCCCTGAAACCATCGACCCGGAGGAGATTGAGGTGAATGTGAACTTTGATCCGGACCCTACGGACCTGGTCCTGTCCAGCGTtcctggaggagagctgttcaaCCCACGCAAACACAAGTTCTCAGAGGAGGAACTCAAACCACAGCCCATGATCAAGAAGGCCAAGAAGGTGTATGTACCTGAGGATTCTAAG GATGAGAAGTACTggcagaggaggaagaagaacaaCGTGGCGGCAAAGCGTTCCCGGGACGCGCGCCGACTCAAGGAGAACCAGATCACGGTGCGGGCAGCGTTCCTGGAGCGTGAGAACACGGCGCTACGACAGGAAGTGGGCGAGCTACGGAATGACTTTGCCCGCAGCAAGAATGTTGTGGCCCGCTACGTGGCCAAATTCGGAGAGCT TGCATTGCTGGAAGACCAGTAG